GTCCCAAAACAATTccaaaatatgtattaggtacttataagggTGCCTAATTTAATTATACGTTAAACCTACTTTGTTTTCgcagataaataatatatatattgggtattatttctatgtatattaggtaatatgtaATCCATCAGTAATttcagtaatacattttttcttaccTATctcaatttaattgttatttttattgttttttgcaGAAGATCGCGAGTCCAGTGATCGGAAACATGAAAAATCAAAGAAGCGTGATAGGGTTAGTtgctaaaaaatgttttttttttatcaatatattatttattagttaaacaaaattatgtctGTTCTAACCATTTGTTTTGGTACTTGTGGAATACGTTTTACACACAGTCtttattctactatttttaatgacattaaTGCTTTTGATCCTATTGTTACTCAACACGTTAACGAAGAGTATAAACATATAAGTGAgtcttatttttttgaattaaaatctaGTGGTTATTTGGAACCCAGGTCAGTTTTAATAGATATAGGAGATCCGAATATTGGTGaaaccttaaaaaaatcaaaaaattgtaattgggGATTTGGACAAAATGCATtaggatttaattttattgaaggaACAACAAATAACTGGTCATACTGCTATTATGTCAAAGGTCCTGAAATGTTTGAAGATGTTTCTAGTCGATTgagatttgaaataaataaaattgataaaattgaatattttttaataatattatcaccttCAGGTGGTTGTGCTGGATCAGCATGttttatacttgaaaaattaaaacaggattttcctaaaatttctTTTATTGTAGTGTTTATCATGCCATATCAGTCTAAAGATGCtatccaaaattataatacttcatttactattagtaaattgtatagtatttcagattgtattttttcatttgaaaattctGTTTTACAAGAAGTTTGTCAAGCTGGACATTCAGAGGTCAAAGTTTCATTTGATGATTTGAATCAAATAGCCACCAAACAACTAATATCTATTTTTCAACCAGTTGAACATCAAACGTTTCCTTATTTTTTGTCACTTGTAcatgatcaaaaatataaatttttaagattaATGTCATCTCCTAATTATAGAAAAGAATATTCTTCTTATGAATCAACTCCCAGGTGGGAAGCTATTGTGAATCAAACTATACGTTCATTAAATGCATCACATGCTGTGTCTTTTGGAAATTTTGTTGTATATCGAGGTGCTACTACCAATGatcttgataaattaaatttttgtggaAAGTTAAATACTTTATCATTTTCGAAACATATTCTAGAGGAACACAAATTTTCACAAATGTTTCAACAGAGACATTTTATGGGTTCCAAATATTTAAGTGTGTTGTCAAATAACTCTACTAATGCTTCTGCTTTAAACTCTGTAGTAAAATTAGCCAAACGGGCTTTTTCCCATAAAGCATTTGTACatcattatattgaatataatacaaatatcaacgattttaaaaacgttttttctAATGTGAACCAAATTATTAAAGACTATTATGAATTAGAGTGATTTAACACTTCATACTACCtagtttggttttaattttattaactattagatCTCaacatttagtaataatattttctagtcAGTTGTCACAAATTAGTCTTAAGGTGTTCCTAGATAGTTTTTCACTTTATTCCTGTTTTTAacgaacattttaattaatggtaccgatttttttttataaaatctattatttatttattatttttttttttggtgtgtTCTACTGAAATTATTGTACAAACTTGAGTGTCattttaacatacaataaaTCATCTTTTTAGTTTTGATAAAGCACacttttgtgtttattatttatattatttttttattttcatcccCTATTTAGttgaatagtttaattttaattcataatattgcagaaaatgtgtattaacattttaaattgtatgaaacTTTGTTAATGAACGTATGACTGAGTTTTCCAAATACTATGCCAGGTTTACCAATATTCATTAGTATTTCATTTAACGAAcccataattattttgtagttgctTAATCATGAAATAGGAATCCGTTATTTATTGGTCATTTGGTCCATAATATGTTCATggtcttttaaattaatttaaactgttgTGGAatcatgttataaattaatagatatttagtTACTGTAAACATACCTATCAcatggttaaattttttttcaatagtaccTAGATAAATTgtgcatgataaaataaaattaaaaatactaaataaatatgccTACTCCATATACGCCTATTCAACTactgttattatcattaatttggtTGTAAATAAGAGTTTATCAgcctaatatttaattttttgttttataaacagTTATCATTGTTAGTGTTTTAGTCCTCACAAGTGTTTGGttatttcaagatttttatatattatcttttgatttttgtttctcAACATCAACATACAATCATCTCAATTTTCTTATGAGTGATTCATGTCTATTCAGTTGAACACCGATCAAGTTGAATAGGTGTACATGaggtttttatataaatcaaaggtaacatttttaaataatgtacacAAGGCCTTTTTTTGTCTatcactatttaattattattattgatcataaACTTTTTATTCTTTACTTAATAATTCCTTTATGAGTTCTGgctttatgattttttttttttatatatagtatacctcttggtttggttataaaataataatttgataaaaagggcctataccattcttaaaatataattttaaatggttcTTTTTTTTCCACAGGAACATGAAAAAAATGGTGTTAAGAAAGAAATTAAACGAGAATACAAAGATGAGCCCTATGATTCAGGTTATCATTCCCAGATTAAAAGAGATTACAAATTAAATCATAGTATTAAGAATGAAAATTTCTCTGATGATGGGGACTTTAATATGTCCAGCCACAAGAGGAAACAAAGTGATGATGATTTTTCTATAAAGGAAGAAGTAGCGTCTGATGATGACATACCTTTATCAAATAGAAAACGCAAACATTCTGGCAGTAGTGAAGATGACGTTCCTCTGAGCGCTCGAACAaagcatattaaaaaagaacACAACAGCAgtcataaaaaacataaaaaagatAAGGAACATAAGAGCAAACATAAAGAAAAGGATAGAAATCATTCATCTAGAGATTCTAAGCATAaggtaaaaaaagaaaataatacatcTCAAAAAGAAAGTCCTGTTAAAGGTACCCCAAAGAAAAAGAAGGAAGAAGAACCGCAAGAAGTATGGAAATGGTGGGAAGAAGAGAAAAAAGACGATGGTGTTAAATGGAAGTTTTTGGAACATAAAGGGCCTGTATTTGCTCCAGCGTATGAACCTTTACCGAGTAATGTTAAATTCTATTACAATGGTAAGCAAGTAGTTCTTTCAGAGTTGGCTGAAGAAGTAGCGACATTCTATGCTAAAATGCTTGAACACGATTATACAACAAaagaagtatttaataaaaactttctCAAAGACTGGCGCAAAACTATGACACCCAAAGAAAAAGAGTTAATAACTGATCTTTCATTATGTAACTTTAAAGAgatgaatgtatattttactaaaaaatcagAGGAACGTAAAGCTATGAGTAAAgaggaaaaaaagaaaataaaagaaGAAAACGAAGCATTGCAAAAAGAGTATGGGTTTTGTACTATTGATGGTCATAAAGAAAAGATTGGTAATTTCAAAATAGAACCTCCTGGTTTATTTAGAGGACGAGGTGAACATCCTAAGATGGGTATGTTAAAAAAACGAGTAGTACCCGAAGATGTCTTAATTAATTGTAGTAAAGATTCCAATATACCTAAACCCCCTCCTGGTCACAAATGGAAAGAAGTCAGACATGACTTTGGTGTCACATGGCTTGCTAGCTGGATAGAAAACGTTCAAGGTCAAGTTAAATATGTTATGTTAAATCCATCTTCTAAACTTAAGGGTGAAAAAGATTGGCAAAAGTATGAGACTGCTAGAAGATTGGCAAAATCAATTGATAAGATAAGAGAAAACTATATTAATGACTGGAAATCTCGTGAAATGCATGTAAGACAAAGGTCAGTTGCTTTGTATTTCATTGATAAATTGGCATTGAGAGCAGGAAATGAAAAAGATGAAGACCAAGCTGATACTGTTGGTTGTTGCTCTTTACGTGTGGAACACATACAATTACATGAAGAATTTAATGACAAAGAATATGTAGTTGTATTTGATTTCCTTGGTAAAGATTCCATTAGATATTACAACGAAGTACCTGTAGAAAAAAGAGTTTTCAAAAACTTGAAgatatttatggaaaataaaaaaggtaGTGATGATTTATTTGATCGTTTGAACACATCAATATTGAATCAACACTTGCATGAACTTATGGATGGACTTACTGCAAAAGTTTTCCGTACATTCAATGCTTCATGGACCCTTCAACAACAACTAGAAAAATTAACTGATCCAGATGTGTCTGTTGCGGAGAAAATCTTACAATATAATCGAGCGAATCGTGCAGTTGCTATTTTGTGTAACCATCAACGTGCTATACCAAAAACACACGAAAAGTCAATGGGAAACCTTAAGGAAAAAATTCAAACTAAAAGAGCGGCTGTAAAAGAAGCTAAGGAACAATATAAACAAGCCAAACGAGATGTGAAAGACGGCAGTGTGCATTCCAAGACTCAGTTAGAAAAGAGGAAAAAAGCTTTAGAACGATTAAAAGAACAATTGACTAAATTAGAAGTTCAAGAAACTGACAAGGAAGAAAACAAGACAATTGCTTTGGGTACGtccaaattgaattatttagatCCGCGTATATCAGTAGCTTGGTGCAAAAAGTTCAACGTTCCTATTGAGAAGATATACAATAAAACGCAAAGAGACAAGTTTAGATGGGCCATTGACATGGCTGGACCAgagtatgtattttaaaatttgaatgaaacgAAATAACCTAAATTCAATATCAGAGATTTATAACCAATTTTACATTGTTTGTCCtcctttttttacttaatttacctGGCCGAACagtgtttttacaataattattggtacAAATTGACTCTTATTCATGGTACCatcattgaaaaacattaaaaatgtaataaatgaaaaaaccttcatattgtattagtttacaattattcatagattttattttctttttgtattgTAGTGTCCATCTcataaccaaaatatataagtttgtAAGCATGTTTATTGTATGCTagaccttaattttttttttaccctttACCACTGTTTGTAAATTGTGATAATGCTctcataatatgattaatagtattttgtataaaatagaaaacagattaaaacttattttgatGTACTTTCAAGCAACGgtgactttttaattttaatttttttagtaatgtaTTACAGCAACATCTAt
This portion of the Acyrthosiphon pisum isolate AL4f chromosome A1, pea_aphid_22Mar2018_4r6ur, whole genome shotgun sequence genome encodes:
- the LOC100159488 gene encoding DNA topoisomerase I, mitochondrial, with the protein product MAEDRESSDRKHEKSKKRDREHEKNGVKKEIKREYKDEPYDSGYHSQIKRDYKLNHSIKNENFSDDGDFNMSSHKRKQSDDDFSIKEEVASDDDIPLSNRKRKHSGSSEDDVPLSARTKHIKKEHNSSHKKHKKDKEHKSKHKEKDRNHSSRDSKHKVKKENNTSQKESPVKGTPKKKKEEEPQEVWKWWEEEKKDDGVKWKFLEHKGPVFAPAYEPLPSNVKFYYNGKQVVLSELAEEVATFYAKMLEHDYTTKEVFNKNFLKDWRKTMTPKEKELITDLSLCNFKEMNVYFTKKSEERKAMSKEEKKKIKEENEALQKEYGFCTIDGHKEKIGNFKIEPPGLFRGRGEHPKMGMLKKRVVPEDVLINCSKDSNIPKPPPGHKWKEVRHDFGVTWLASWIENVQGQVKYVMLNPSSKLKGEKDWQKYETARRLAKSIDKIRENYINDWKSREMHVRQRSVALYFIDKLALRAGNEKDEDQADTVGCCSLRVEHIQLHEEFNDKEYVVVFDFLGKDSIRYYNEVPVEKRVFKNLKIFMENKKGSDDLFDRLNTSILNQHLHELMDGLTAKVFRTFNASWTLQQQLEKLTDPDVSVAEKILQYNRANRAVAILCNHQRAIPKTHEKSMGNLKEKIQTKRAAVKEAKEQYKQAKRDVKDGSVHSKTQLEKRKKALERLKEQLTKLEVQETDKEENKTIALGTSKLNYLDPRISVAWCKKFNVPIEKIYNKTQRDKFRWAIDMAGPEYVF
- the LOC107885087 gene encoding tubulin delta chain-like, coding for MSVLTICFGTCGIRFTHSLYSTIFNDINAFDPIVTQHVNEEYKHISESYFFELKSSGYLEPRSVLIDIGDPNIGETLKKSKNCNWGFGQNALGFNFIEGTTNNWSYCYYVKGPEMFEDVSSRLRFEINKIDKIEYFLIILSPSGGCAGSACFILEKLKQDFPKISFIVVFIMPYQSKDAIQNYNTSFTISKLYSISDCIFSFENSVLQEVCQAGHSEVKVSFDDLNQIATKQLISIFQPVEHQTFPYFLSLVHDQKYKFLRLMSSPNYRKEYSSYESTPRWEAIVNQTIRSLNASHAVSFGNFVVYRGATTNDLDKLNFCGKLNTLSFSKHILEEHKFSQMFQQRHFMGSKYLSVLSNNSTNASALNSVVKLAKRAFSHKAFVHHYIEYNTNINDFKNVFSNVNQIIKDYYELE